The Lycium ferocissimum isolate CSIRO_LF1 chromosome 1, AGI_CSIRO_Lferr_CH_V1, whole genome shotgun sequence genome includes a region encoding these proteins:
- the LOC132060899 gene encoding disease resistance protein Roq1-like, producing MDSRFTFSKFFCDVLPCFRDHRSDKLRQDGLEKGIKESNSSMDTHFTQGEPSASSKFSYDVFLSFSGKDTRKTFLGHLDNRLRQHGFQIFKDDKSLRKGDVISTALEEGIENSRISIVVLSTNYASSRWCLDELVKILECKEKLNQRVMPIFYDVLPTEVRKQTGQFGTEFAKLKKKFGTQRMKKWKDALNEVANLSGSELRELANRCESEFIEIIIQDVEKEVSQTPLDVASHPVGVDSRAKDIIESLLQNGREHEVSMVGIHGVGGIGKTTLAKEMYNRLSQHGHFDGSCFLSDVRSQDEKIGLHKLQEKLLNILLKTEDVKVNNVDDGITKIRRRLGSKKVLLVLDDVDHIDQLKSLARERSWFGSGSLIIITTRNKRVLHELGEKERYEAKLLNDDEAMLLFCSHAFDNPSPPQDYVNLAQDIIKYSGRLPLALVTLGSHLHGRSIEEWKSEFKKLKAIPHEDIQKILKISFDGLDHDTKTVFLDIACAFHGFPEDEVTKILNACGFHTQSEVATLVQKHLLQREIEWYLGKNQLCLVMHDLVRDMGREIVRKESLPHPGKRSRLFNPKEVCDVLQGNKVSKSFFFILVLLFLFHLFAYCFNFYCHTSLNKDLIFLNY from the exons ATGGATTCTCGATTTACATTCTCCAAATTCTTTTGTGATGTATTACCGTGTTTCAGAGACCATCGTTCTGACAAATTGCGTCAGGATGGACTAGAGAAAGGAATTAAAGAGTCTAATTCATCCATGGATACTCATTTTACTCAAGGAGAGCCATCTGCATCCTCCAAGTTCTCTTATGATGTATTCCTGAGTTTTAGCGGTAAAGACACCCGAAAAACATTCTTAGGCCATCTTGATAATAGATTGCGTCAACATGGATTTCAAATCTTCAAAGATGATAAGAGTTTAAGAAAGGGTGATGTGATTTCAACGGCACTAGAGGAAGGAATTGAAAATTCAAGGATTTCCATTGTCGTTTTGTCAACAAATTATGCTTCGTCTCGTTGGTGTCTTGATGAATTAGTTAAAATCCTTGAATGCAAAGAGAAGTTGAACCAaagagttatgcctattttCTATGATGTTCTTCCTACTGAAGTGCGAAAGCAAACTGGGCAATTCGGTACAGAATTTGCTaaactcaagaaaaaatttgggactcAAAGAATGAAGAAGTGGAAAGATGCACTTAACGAAGTTGCAAATTTATCAGGAAGCGAATTGCGAGAACTTGCTAACAG GTGTGAATCAGAATTTATTGAAATTATTATACAAGATGTCGAAAAAGAGGTCAGCCAGACACCTCTAGATGTTGCTTCTCACCCAGTTGGAGTAGATTCTCGTGCCAAAGATATAATAGAGTCGTTATTGCAAAATGGACGTGAACATGAAGTTAGCATGGTTGGTATACATGGAGTTGGTGGAATCGGAAAAACAACTCTGGCAAAAGAAATGTACAATCGGTTATCTCAACATGGACACTTCGATGGTAGTTGCTTCCTTTCAGATGTTAGATCACAAGATGAAAAAATTGGTCTACACAAGCTACAAGAGAAACTTCTCAATATACTTCTCAAAACCGAGGACGTCAAAGTTAACAATGTTGATGACGGCATCACCAAAATCAGAAGAAGACTCGGGTCAAAGAAGGTTCTACTTGTTCTTGATGACGTGGATCATATAGACCAATTAAAATCCTTAGCAAGAGAAAGAAGTTGGTTTGGTTCGGGTAGTTTAATAATCATTACAACCCGAAACAAGCGAGTGCTACAtgagcttggagaaaaagagagatatGAGGCCAAACTATTAAATGATGATGAAGCTATGTTACTTTTTTGTAGCCATGCTTTTGACAATCCTTCTCCACCACAAGATTATGTTAATTTGGCACAAGACATAATCAAATATTCAGGTAGGCTACCATTAGCTCTTGTGACATTGGGGTCACATTTGCATGGAAGATCAATAGAAGAATGGAAATCTGAATTCAAGAAACTAAAAGCAATTCCTCATGAAGATATCCAAAAGATTCTCAAGATAAGCTTTGATGGACTTGATCATGATACAAAGACTGTTTTTCTTGATATTGCATGCGCCTTCCATGGGTTTCCTGAGGATGAAGttaccaaaatactaaatgcaTGTGGTTTTCATACTCAAAGTGAAGTTGCAACTTTAGTCCAAAAACACTTGCTCCAAAGGGAAATTGAATGGTACCTTGGGAAGAACCAGCTTTGTTTGGTGATGCATGATCTAGTGCGAGATATGGGAAGAGAAATCGTTCGCAAAGAATCACTTCCACACCCTGGAAAACGGAGTAGATTATTCAATCCTAAAGAAGTTTGTGATGTTCTACAAGGAAATAAAGTCAGtaaatcctttttctttatCTTGGTTCTACTTTTCCTTTTCCATTTGTTTGCTTATTGCTTTAATTTCTATTGTCACACATCATTGAATAaggatttaatttttcttaattattaa